A genomic stretch from Pseudomonas sp. MUP55 includes:
- a CDS encoding class I SAM-dependent methyltransferase, whose translation MTSTAHTQVVQKQFGEQASAYLSSAVHAQGTEFALLQAELAGQGAARLLDLGCGAGHVSFQVAPLVKDVVAYDLSQQMLDVVAAAAQDRGFTNISTVNGAAERLPFADGEFDFVFSRYSAHHWSDLGLALREVRRVLKPGGVAAFVDVLSPGSPLLDTYLQTVEVLRDTSHVRDYSAAEWMRQLSEAGLQVRNSSRQRLRLEYTSWVERMRTPPALRAAILELQQAMGQEVRDYYEIQADGTFSTDVLVVWAER comes from the coding sequence ATGACCAGCACCGCCCACACCCAAGTCGTGCAAAAACAATTCGGCGAGCAAGCCTCGGCCTACCTGAGCAGCGCCGTACACGCCCAGGGCACCGAATTCGCGCTGCTGCAGGCCGAACTGGCCGGGCAGGGCGCTGCTCGCCTGCTGGACCTGGGGTGCGGTGCCGGGCATGTCAGCTTCCAGGTGGCGCCACTGGTCAAGGACGTGGTCGCCTACGACCTGTCCCAGCAGATGCTCGATGTGGTCGCTGCCGCTGCGCAAGATCGCGGCTTCACCAATATCAGCACCGTTAACGGCGCCGCCGAACGCCTGCCGTTCGCCGATGGCGAATTCGACTTCGTCTTCAGCCGCTACTCGGCCCACCACTGGAGCGACCTCGGCCTGGCCTTGCGTGAAGTGCGTCGAGTGCTCAAGCCCGGCGGCGTGGCGGCCTTCGTGGATGTGTTGTCCCCGGGCAGCCCGTTGCTGGACACCTACCTGCAAACGGTCGAAGTATTGCGCGACACCAGCCATGTGCGCGATTACTCTGCCGCCGAGTGGATGCGCCAGCTCAGCGAAGCCGGCTTGCAGGTACGCAACAGCAGCCGCCAACGCCTGCGCCTGGAATACACCTCGTGGGTCGAGCGCATGCGCACACCGCCGGCCTTGCGCGCGGCGATCCTTGAGCTGCAACAGGCGATGGGTCAGGAAGTGCGCGATTATTACGAAATTCAAGCCGACGGCACCTTCAGCACCGACGTGCTGGTGGTGTGGGCCGAACGCTGA
- a CDS encoding FimV/HubP family polar landmark protein: MVQVRKLVLAIAAASALSSGMAQALQLGEMTLKSKLNQPLSVEIELLDVGGLTASEITPSLASSQAFVDAGVDRQAFLDELTFTPVVNPNGRSVVRVTSSKPLPDSYVRFLLQVQWPNGRLMRDYSVLLDPAKFDQPAPTASAPAPRLSAPAGTGSAVSKSAQHTTTARDTLWEIAEKNRNGGSVQQTMLAIQALNPDAFVDGNINRLKTGQVLRLPDTVQSTALAQPQAIAEVAAQNAAWRQGRRAAGRQVAGKAQLDATKRTETGNAPSSTNAKDNLSLVSAEAAKKGAAGKAGDNRALSDKLAMTQEQLDTTRRDNDELKSRAADLQSQLDKLQKLIQLKNDQLARLQAEKGDAVAPATAAMPAQLAGEPAPAPAASPAPEAVAAPAPAPAPEPASAKPVVAPATTEGKFNELLTNPVVLGVLGGAAVILALLLLLLWVRHRNARLEEEKHLRMARALAEEPQFTSNIESDLPPDSFEGLEVPPPSVTLAAAPAPAPARTPLVEPVVPTVASVLAPLATAVAPSSSDALAQAQSHIDRGHLNQAADVLEQAIKQEPKRSDLRLKLMEVYGLQNDKNGFVSQERQLVANGENHAQVEQLKGRFPAMAVLAAGVSAAVAAAALDAQYVKDLLEDKPAAPEPAPEPFDTDFDLSLDDLEAASPAEVKDDQQTFETLLQQQTAANNSADDLSDFDLDLQLDAPASAQSDDDFLSGLEEQMKDVPAVEPPTLTPAALDDFDLPEDFDLSLADEPASVAKPDAFASELDDVNAELDRLSQSLEHPSIEPSFTAEDAAMGDDEPEFDFLSGSDEVATKLDLAQAYIDMGDADGAKDILSEVLTEGNEVQRGEAKEMLGRLA, from the coding sequence ATGGTTCAAGTTCGCAAACTGGTGTTAGCAATAGCGGCCGCCTCGGCGCTGTCCTCCGGTATGGCGCAGGCGCTGCAACTGGGGGAGATGACCCTCAAGTCGAAGTTGAACCAGCCGCTGTCGGTGGAAATCGAGTTGCTCGACGTGGGTGGCCTCACGGCCTCCGAGATCACCCCGAGCCTGGCCTCGTCCCAGGCGTTCGTCGATGCCGGTGTCGACCGTCAGGCCTTTCTCGACGAGCTGACGTTTACGCCCGTGGTCAACCCCAATGGCCGCAGCGTGGTGCGTGTCACCTCCAGCAAACCGCTGCCCGATTCCTATGTGCGCTTCCTGTTGCAGGTGCAGTGGCCCAATGGTCGGCTCATGCGTGACTACAGCGTGCTGCTCGACCCTGCCAAGTTCGACCAGCCCGCACCGACCGCCAGCGCGCCAGCGCCGCGCTTGAGTGCGCCGGCCGGCACTGGGTCCGCCGTCAGCAAGTCCGCGCAACATACCACCACTGCTCGCGATACTTTGTGGGAAATTGCCGAGAAAAATCGCAATGGTGGCTCTGTGCAACAGACCATGCTGGCCATTCAGGCGCTCAACCCGGATGCCTTTGTCGATGGCAACATCAACCGCCTGAAAACCGGCCAGGTCCTGCGCCTGCCGGACACCGTGCAAAGCACCGCACTGGCCCAGCCCCAAGCGATCGCCGAAGTGGCTGCGCAGAACGCCGCCTGGCGCCAGGGCCGTCGCGCCGCCGGCCGGCAAGTGGCGGGCAAGGCCCAGTTGGACGCCACCAAGCGCACCGAGACGGGCAATGCGCCGTCGAGCACGAACGCCAAGGATAACTTGAGCCTGGTTTCGGCCGAGGCCGCCAAAAAAGGCGCAGCGGGCAAGGCCGGTGATAACCGCGCGTTGAGCGACAAGCTGGCGATGACTCAGGAGCAGCTCGACACCACCCGCCGCGATAATGACGAACTCAAAAGCCGCGCGGCTGATTTGCAAAGCCAGTTGGACAAGCTGCAAAAGCTGATCCAGCTGAAGAACGACCAGTTGGCCCGGCTGCAGGCCGAGAAGGGTGATGCGGTTGCTCCTGCAACGGCGGCGATGCCAGCTCAGCTGGCCGGTGAGCCGGCCCCAGCCCCGGCGGCCTCGCCGGCCCCGGAAGCGGTTGCAGCACCTGCACCTGCACCTGCGCCGGAGCCTGCGTCGGCCAAGCCGGTAGTGGCACCTGCGACCACCGAAGGCAAGTTCAACGAGCTTCTGACCAACCCTGTCGTGCTCGGTGTGCTTGGCGGGGCGGCGGTGATTCTGGCGCTGCTGCTCCTGCTGCTGTGGGTGCGCCATCGCAATGCCCGTCTCGAAGAAGAAAAGCACCTGCGCATGGCGCGAGCGCTGGCTGAAGAACCGCAATTTACGTCGAATATCGAGAGCGACCTGCCGCCTGACAGTTTCGAAGGCCTGGAAGTACCGCCGCCGAGCGTCACCCTGGCGGCCGCGCCTGCTCCCGCACCCGCCCGCACTCCGCTGGTTGAGCCTGTGGTGCCGACTGTCGCCTCCGTGCTGGCGCCGCTGGCGACTGCCGTGGCCCCAAGTTCCAGCGACGCGCTGGCTCAGGCCCAGTCCCATATTGATCGTGGTCACCTGAACCAGGCGGCTGACGTGCTTGAGCAAGCCATCAAGCAGGAGCCCAAGCGCAGCGACCTGCGTTTGAAGCTGATGGAAGTGTACGGCCTGCAAAATGACAAGAACGGTTTTGTCAGCCAGGAGCGTCAACTGGTGGCCAATGGTGAAAACCACGCCCAGGTCGAGCAGCTCAAAGGCCGTTTCCCGGCCATGGCCGTATTGGCGGCAGGCGTGAGTGCCGCAGTTGCGGCAGCAGCGCTGGACGCCCAGTACGTCAAGGACTTGCTGGAAGACAAGCCGGCCGCGCCAGAGCCAGCGCCGGAGCCTTTCGATACCGATTTCGACCTGAGCCTGGACGACCTGGAGGCGGCATCGCCGGCTGAGGTCAAGGACGATCAGCAGACATTCGAGACGCTTCTTCAGCAGCAGACCGCCGCCAACAACAGCGCGGACGACCTCTCTGACTTTGACCTGGACCTGCAACTGGATGCCCCGGCCTCCGCGCAGTCCGATGACGACTTCCTGTCCGGGCTCGAAGAGCAGATGAAGGACGTGCCTGCCGTCGAGCCGCCGACCCTGACGCCGGCAGCGCTGGATGACTTCGATCTGCCGGAAGATTTCGACCTCTCGCTGGCTGACGAGCCTGCATCGGTGGCCAAGCCCGATGCGTTCGCTTCGGAGCTGGACGACGTCAACGCTGAGTTGGACCGTCTGTCCCAGAGCCTTGAGCACCCGTCCATCGAGCCGTCCTTCACGGCTGAAGACGCGGCAATGGGTGACGACGAACCTGAGTTCGATTTCCTGTCGGGCTCCGATGAAGTCGCCACCAAGCTCGACCTGGCCCAGGCCTATATCGACATGGGCGATGCCGATGGTGCCAAAGACATCCTTTCCGAAGTGCTGACCGAGGGCAACGAGGTCCAGCGCGGCGAGGCCAAGGAAATGCTCGGCCGATTGGCGTAA
- the asd gene encoding aspartate-semialdehyde dehydrogenase: MKRVGLIGWRGMVGSVLMQRMLEEQDFDLIEPVFFTTSNVGGQGPSVGKDIAPLKDAYSIEELKTLDVILTCQGGDYTSEVFPKLREAGWQGYWIDAASSLRMQDDAVIILDPVNRKVIDQQLDAGTKNYVGGNCTVSLMLMGLGGLFEAGLVEWMSAMTYQAASGAGAQNMRELIKQMGATHAAVADQLADPASAILDIDRRVAEAMRSEAYPTENFGVPLAGSLIPWIDKELPNGQSREEWKAQAETNKILGRFKNPIPVDGICVRIGAMRCHSQALTIKLNKDVPIADIEGLISQHNPWVKLVPNNRDISMQELSPTKVTGTLNVPVGRLRKLNMGSQFLGAFTVGDQLLWGAAEPLRRMLRILLER; encoded by the coding sequence ATGAAACGTGTAGGTCTGATCGGTTGGCGCGGTATGGTCGGTTCCGTGCTCATGCAGCGGATGCTGGAAGAGCAGGATTTCGATCTTATTGAGCCGGTGTTTTTCACCACTTCGAACGTAGGTGGCCAAGGTCCGTCCGTGGGCAAGGACATTGCTCCGCTCAAGGACGCCTACAGCATTGAAGAGTTGAAGACCCTCGATGTGATTCTGACCTGCCAGGGTGGCGACTACACCAGCGAAGTCTTCCCCAAGCTGCGCGAAGCCGGCTGGCAGGGCTACTGGATTGACGCCGCGTCGAGCCTGCGCATGCAGGACGATGCCGTGATCATCCTCGACCCGGTCAACCGCAAGGTCATCGACCAGCAACTGGACGCCGGCACCAAGAACTACGTCGGCGGCAATTGCACCGTCAGCCTGATGCTGATGGGCCTGGGCGGCTTGTTCGAGGCTGGCCTGGTCGAGTGGATGAGCGCCATGACGTATCAGGCTGCTTCCGGCGCCGGTGCGCAGAACATGCGCGAGCTGATCAAGCAGATGGGCGCGACTCACGCCGCGGTCGCCGATCAACTGGCCGACCCGGCCAGCGCGATCCTCGATATCGACCGTCGCGTGGCCGAAGCCATGCGCAGCGAAGCCTACCCGACCGAAAACTTCGGTGTGCCACTGGCCGGTAGCCTCATTCCCTGGATCGACAAGGAACTGCCGAACGGCCAGAGCCGCGAAGAGTGGAAGGCTCAGGCCGAGACCAACAAGATCCTCGGTCGCTTCAAGAACCCGATCCCGGTGGACGGCATCTGCGTACGTATCGGCGCCATGCGCTGCCACAGCCAGGCGTTGACCATCAAGCTGAACAAGGACGTGCCGATCGCCGATATCGAAGGGCTGATCAGCCAGCACAACCCTTGGGTCAAGCTGGTGCCGAACAACCGCGATATCAGCATGCAGGAGCTGAGCCCGACCAAGGTCACCGGCACTCTGAATGTACCGGTGGGCCGTCTGCGCAAGCTGAACATGGGCAGCCAGTTCCTCGGTGCGTTCACCGTTGGCGACCAACTGCTGTGGGGCGCGGCCGAGCCGTTGCGTCGCATGCTGCGGATTCTGCTGGAGCGTTGA
- a CDS encoding LysR family transcriptional regulator, with the protein MDLANLNAFIAIAETGSFSGAGERLHLTQPAISKRIAGLEQQLKVRLFDRLGREVGLTEAGRALLPRAYQILNVLDDTRRALTNLTGEVSGRLTLATSHHIGLHRLPPVLRTFTRQYPNVALDIQFLDSEVAYEEILHGRAEVAVITLAPEPHNLVRATPVWDDPLDFVVAPEHSLISNDTVNLADIAGHPAVFPGGNTFTHHIVSRLFEAQGLTPNIAMSTNYLETIKMMVSIGLAWSVLPRTMLDDQVASIALPGIQLSRQLGYIVHTERTLSNAARAFMSLLDAQVDLPGIPA; encoded by the coding sequence ATGGACCTGGCCAACCTCAACGCCTTTATCGCTATCGCCGAGACCGGCAGCTTCTCCGGTGCCGGTGAACGCCTGCACCTGACCCAACCGGCCATCAGCAAACGCATTGCCGGCCTGGAGCAACAATTGAAGGTGCGTTTATTCGATCGCCTGGGCCGTGAAGTGGGTTTGACCGAAGCCGGCCGGGCCCTGCTGCCGCGGGCCTATCAGATCCTGAACGTGCTGGATGACACCCGTCGCGCCCTGACCAACCTGACGGGAGAAGTCAGTGGGCGCCTGACGCTGGCGACCAGTCACCACATCGGCCTGCATCGCCTGCCGCCGGTCCTGCGCACCTTCACCCGGCAGTACCCGAACGTGGCGCTGGATATTCAGTTCCTCGATTCGGAAGTGGCCTACGAAGAAATCCTCCACGGCCGCGCCGAAGTGGCGGTGATCACCCTGGCGCCGGAACCGCACAACCTGGTGCGCGCGACGCCGGTGTGGGACGACCCGCTGGATTTCGTGGTGGCGCCCGAACACAGCCTGATCAGCAACGACACCGTCAACCTGGCCGATATCGCCGGGCACCCTGCGGTGTTTCCCGGCGGCAACACCTTTACCCACCATATTGTCAGCCGCCTGTTCGAAGCCCAGGGGCTGACGCCGAACATCGCCATGAGCACCAACTACCTGGAAACGATCAAGATGATGGTGTCCATCGGCCTGGCCTGGAGTGTGTTGCCGCGCACCATGCTCGATGATCAGGTGGCGAGTATCGCTTTACCGGGCATACAGCTCAGTCGCCAGCTAGGCTATATCGTGCACACCGAAAGGACGCTGTCGAACGCTGCGCGGGCTTTCATGAGCCTGTTGGATGCACAGGTCGATCTGCCAGGGATACCGGCATGA
- a CDS encoding aspartate-semialdehyde dehydrogenase encodes MTQTFEIAVIGATGTVGETLVQILEELDFPVGTLYLLAGNNSAGASVPFRGKNLRVKEVDEFDFSKAQLAFFAAGPAVTLSFAPRAIAAGCSVIDLSGALPAEQAPPVVPEANAAVLKGLKKPFQVASPSPCATHLAVVLAPLRGLLDIQRVSVTANLAVSALGREAVSELARQTAELLNVRPLEPTFFDRQVAFNLLAQVGTPDAQGHTALEKRLVHELRAVLETPLLKICATCVQAPVFFGDSLTVSLQLAAPADLAAVNRELDAAPGIELVEAGDYPTAVGDAVGQDVVYVGRVRTGVDDPAELNLWLTSDNVRKGAALNAVQLAQLLIKGLA; translated from the coding sequence ATGACCCAGACCTTTGAAATCGCCGTGATCGGCGCCACCGGTACCGTTGGCGAAACCCTGGTGCAGATTCTCGAAGAGCTGGACTTTCCGGTAGGCACTTTGTATCTGCTGGCGGGTAACAACTCCGCCGGTGCATCGGTACCGTTCCGCGGCAAGAACCTGCGGGTAAAGGAAGTCGATGAGTTTGACTTCAGCAAGGCGCAGTTGGCCTTCTTCGCGGCCGGCCCGGCGGTGACCCTGAGCTTCGCCCCGCGTGCCATCGCCGCCGGTTGCTCGGTGATCGACCTGTCTGGCGCGTTGCCGGCCGAGCAGGCACCGCCAGTGGTGCCGGAAGCCAATGCTGCTGTGCTCAAAGGCTTGAAAAAACCTTTCCAGGTCGCAAGCCCGAGCCCGTGCGCCACCCACCTGGCGGTGGTGCTTGCGCCATTGCGCGGCCTGCTGGATATCCAGCGCGTCAGCGTCACCGCCAACCTGGCCGTGTCTGCCCTGGGGCGCGAGGCCGTCAGTGAGCTGGCCCGGCAAACCGCCGAGCTGTTGAATGTGCGCCCGCTGGAGCCGACTTTCTTTGATCGGCAAGTGGCCTTCAACCTGCTGGCACAAGTCGGCACGCCGGATGCCCAAGGTCACACGGCTCTGGAGAAACGTCTCGTACATGAATTGCGCGCCGTGCTGGAAACACCTTTACTGAAGATTTGCGCAACCTGCGTTCAAGCCCCGGTGTTTTTTGGCGATAGCCTGACTGTGTCGCTGCAGTTGGCGGCGCCGGCCGATTTGGCTGCGGTGAACCGCGAACTGGATGCGGCGCCGGGGATCGAACTGGTCGAGGCGGGCGACTACCCAACGGCAGTAGGCGATGCGGTGGGCCAGGACGTTGTTTATGTGGGCCGAGTGCGCACCGGTGTCGACGACCCGGCGGAACTAAATCTGTGGCTGACGTCAGATAACGTACGCAAAGGCGCTGCGCTGAACGCCGTGCAGCTGGCTCAGTTGTTGATAAAAGGCCTTGCGTAA
- the leuB gene encoding 3-isopropylmalate dehydrogenase: protein MSKQILILPGDGIGPEIMAEAVKVLTLANSKYSLGFELSHDVIGGAAIDKHGVPLADETLERARAADAVLLGAVGGPKWDKIERDIRPERGLLKIRAQLGLFGNLRPAILYPQLADASSLKPEVVAGLDILIVRELTGGIYFGSPRGVRELENGERQAYDTLPYSESEIRRIARVGFDMARVRSKKVCSVDKANVLASSQLWREIVEEVAKDYPDVELSHMYVDNAAMQLVRAPKQFDVIVTDNLFGDILSDQASMLTGSIGMLPSASLDTNNKGMYEPCHGSAPDIAGQGIANPLATILSVSMMLRYSFSLTDAADAIEKAVSLVLDQGLRTGDIWSQGCTRVGTQEMGDAVVAALRNL, encoded by the coding sequence ATGAGCAAGCAGATTCTGATTCTTCCTGGCGACGGTATTGGTCCGGAAATCATGGCCGAAGCGGTCAAGGTCCTGACACTTGCCAACAGCAAGTACAGCCTGGGCTTCGAACTGAGCCACGACGTGATCGGCGGCGCGGCCATCGACAAGCACGGTGTACCGCTGGCGGACGAAACCCTGGAGCGTGCCCGTGCGGCCGACGCCGTGCTGCTGGGCGCCGTGGGTGGCCCCAAGTGGGACAAGATCGAGCGTGATATCCGTCCTGAGCGCGGCCTGCTGAAAATCCGCGCGCAACTGGGCCTGTTCGGCAACCTGCGCCCGGCGATCCTTTACCCGCAGTTGGCCGACGCGTCGAGCCTCAAGCCGGAAGTGGTCGCGGGCCTGGATATTCTGATCGTGCGCGAGCTGACCGGCGGTATCTATTTCGGCTCGCCACGGGGTGTGCGCGAGTTGGAAAATGGCGAGCGTCAGGCCTACGACACCCTGCCTTACAGCGAGAGCGAAATCCGCCGTATCGCCCGTGTCGGTTTCGACATGGCCCGCGTACGCAGCAAGAAGGTCTGCTCGGTGGATAAAGCCAACGTCCTGGCCTCCAGCCAGCTGTGGCGCGAAATCGTCGAAGAAGTCGCCAAGGATTACCCGGACGTCGAACTGAGCCACATGTACGTCGACAACGCCGCGATGCAACTGGTGCGCGCGCCCAAGCAGTTCGACGTGATCGTCACCGATAACCTGTTCGGCGACATCCTGTCCGACCAGGCGTCGATGCTCACCGGTTCCATCGGCATGCTGCCCTCGGCGTCGCTGGATACCAATAACAAGGGCATGTACGAGCCTTGCCACGGCTCGGCGCCGGACATCGCCGGCCAGGGCATTGCCAACCCGCTGGCGACGATTCTGTCGGTGTCGATGATGCTGCGCTACAGCTTCAGCCTGACTGACGCAGCGGACGCGATCGAGAAGGCCGTGAGCCTGGTGCTGGACCAGGGCTTGCGTACCGGCGACATCTGGTCGCAGGGTTGCACCCGGGTAGGCACGCAAGAAATGGGCGACGCTGTAGTCGCCGCGCTGCGGAATCTGTAA
- the leuD gene encoding 3-isopropylmalate dehydratase small subunit has protein sequence MRAFTQHTGLVAPLDRANVDTDQIIPKQFLKSIKRTGFGPNLFDEWRYLDVGYAYQDNSKRPLNKDFVLNAERYQGASVLLARENFGCGSSREHAPWALEEYGFRSIIAPSYADIFFNNSFKNGLLPIILTDEEVDELFKQVEAQEGYQLTVDLAAQTVTRPDGKVYHFEVDAFRKHCLINGLDDIGLTLQDGDAIAAFEAKHRASQPWLFRD, from the coding sequence ATGAGAGCTTTTACCCAACACACAGGTCTTGTCGCGCCGTTGGACCGTGCCAACGTCGACACCGACCAGATCATCCCCAAGCAGTTCCTGAAGTCGATCAAGCGCACCGGTTTCGGCCCCAACCTGTTCGACGAGTGGCGCTACCTGGACGTGGGCTACGCCTACCAGGACAACTCCAAGCGCCCGCTGAACAAGGACTTCGTGCTCAACGCCGAGCGTTACCAGGGCGCCAGCGTGCTGCTGGCCCGGGAAAACTTCGGCTGCGGCTCCAGCCGTGAACACGCGCCGTGGGCCCTGGAAGAATATGGCTTTCGCAGCATCATCGCGCCGAGCTATGCCGACATCTTCTTCAACAACAGCTTCAAGAATGGCCTGTTGCCGATCATCCTGACCGACGAAGAAGTCGACGAGTTGTTCAAGCAAGTGGAAGCGCAAGAGGGCTACCAGTTGACCGTCGACCTCGCCGCGCAAACCGTGACCCGTCCGGATGGCAAGGTGTATCACTTCGAAGTCGACGCCTTTCGCAAGCACTGTTTGATCAACGGCCTGGACGATATCGGCCTGACCTTGCAGGACGGTGACGCGATTGCGGCGTTTGAAGCCAAGCATCGGGCCAGCCAGCCTTGGTTGTTTCGCGATTGA
- the leuC gene encoding 3-isopropylmalate dehydratase large subunit: MAGKTLYDKLWDSHEVKRRDDGSSLIYIDRHIIHEVTSPQAFEGLRLAGRKPWRVDSIIATPDHNVPTTPERKGGIDAIADTVSRLQVQTLDDYCDEYGITEFKMNDVRQGIVHVIGPEQGATLPGMTVVCGDSHTSTHGAFGALAHGIGTSEVEHVFATQCLVAKKMKNMLVRVEGQLPFGVTAKDIVLAVIGKIGTAGGNGHAIEFAGSAIRDLSIEGRMTICNMSIEAGARVGMVAADEKTVEYVKGRPFAPQGADWDAAVQAWKDLVSDADAVFDTVVELDATQIKPQVSWGTSPEMVLAVDQNVPDPAQEADLVKRGSIERALKYMGLKANQAITDIQLDRVFIGSCTNSRIEDLRAAAVIAKGRKVASTIKQAIVVPGSGLVKAQAEAEGLDKIFLEAGFEWREPGCSMCLAMNPDRLESGEHCASTSNRNFEGRQGAGGRTHLVSPAMAAAAAVNGRFIDVRELI, encoded by the coding sequence ATGGCCGGCAAAACGCTTTACGACAAGCTTTGGGATTCCCATGAAGTGAAACGGCGCGATGATGGGTCGTCGCTGATCTATATCGACCGTCACATCATCCATGAAGTGACCTCGCCCCAAGCGTTCGAAGGCCTGCGGTTGGCCGGGCGCAAGCCATGGCGCGTCGACTCGATCATCGCCACGCCGGACCACAACGTGCCGACCACCCCGGAGCGCAAGGGCGGGATTGACGCCATCGCCGACACCGTGTCGCGCCTTCAGGTGCAGACCCTCGACGACTACTGCGATGAATATGGCATCACCGAATTCAAGATGAATGACGTGCGTCAAGGCATCGTCCACGTGATCGGCCCGGAGCAGGGCGCGACCTTGCCGGGCATGACCGTGGTCTGCGGCGACTCCCACACCTCCACCCACGGTGCCTTCGGTGCCCTGGCCCATGGCATCGGCACCTCCGAGGTGGAGCATGTGTTCGCCACCCAGTGCCTGGTGGCCAAGAAAATGAAAAACATGCTGGTGCGCGTCGAAGGCCAGTTGCCGTTCGGTGTGACCGCCAAGGACATCGTGCTCGCGGTGATCGGCAAGATCGGCACCGCCGGCGGTAACGGGCATGCCATCGAGTTCGCCGGCAGCGCGATTCGCGACCTGTCCATCGAAGGCCGCATGACCATCTGCAACATGTCCATCGAAGCCGGCGCCCGCGTGGGCATGGTGGCGGCGGACGAAAAAACCGTTGAATACGTCAAGGGTCGCCCGTTCGCTCCCCAAGGCGCCGATTGGGACGCTGCGGTGCAGGCCTGGAAAGACCTGGTGTCTGACGCCGATGCGGTGTTCGACACCGTGGTCGAGCTCGACGCGACCCAGATCAAGCCGCAAGTCAGCTGGGGCACGTCCCCGGAAATGGTGCTGGCCGTCGACCAGAACGTGCCGGACCCGGCGCAGGAAGCCGACCTGGTCAAGCGCGGTTCCATCGAGCGTGCCCTCAAGTACATGGGCTTGAAGGCCAACCAGGCGATTACCGACATTCAGCTCGATCGCGTGTTCATCGGCTCCTGCACCAACTCGCGGATCGAAGACCTGCGCGCCGCTGCCGTGATCGCCAAGGGCCGCAAGGTTGCTTCGACCATCAAGCAAGCCATCGTGGTGCCAGGTTCCGGCCTGGTCAAAGCCCAGGCCGAAGCCGAGGGCCTGGACAAGATCTTCCTCGAAGCCGGTTTCGAATGGCGTGAGCCGGGCTGCTCGATGTGCCTGGCGATGAACCCGGACCGTTTGGAGTCCGGCGAGCATTGCGCCTCGACCTCCAACCGTAACTTCGAAGGGCGCCAGGGCGCCGGTGGCCGTACCCACCTGGTCAGCCCGGCCATGGCTGCCGCTGCTGCCGTCAACGGTCGTTTCATCGACGTTCGCGAATTGATCTAA